The following are from one region of the Arcobacter defluvii genome:
- a CDS encoding permease, which yields MEFILNFLQSFWELSVMIGLYVLIGLIFVGIIHLYISEDWIKKHLGEDNKYSALKGALYGIPLPLCSCGVIPLATSLRQKGASKKAVTSFYITTPMTGIDSIIATYGVFGLPMAIIRVISSFISGVVAGSFVKESYDDIQEEEKKSCCSSSCCGSSSNEVVKESQFKKAYDYAMNEVFSDLAKPMFYGLILATLFLLLIPNNGVEFLNDNLFIAYALVFLVALPLYVCSISAIPIALSMLAVGVSPGVAFIFLAAAPATNIITAWIIKKILGNDVLIIYLISIIVVTFSFALMIDFAFPKEWFVYTLDSLESESKSILDIGGAIIFLVTMFYFVGKQWIKTISSKKN from the coding sequence ATGGAATTTATATTAAATTTTTTGCAAAGCTTTTGGGAACTATCAGTAATGATAGGTCTATATGTTTTAATTGGATTAATTTTTGTAGGAATAATCCACCTATATATTTCAGAAGATTGGATTAAAAAACATTTAGGTGAAGATAATAAATATAGTGCTTTAAAAGGGGCATTATATGGTATTCCTCTTCCTCTTTGTTCTTGTGGTGTAATACCTTTGGCTACAAGTTTAAGACAAAAAGGTGCTTCTAAAAAAGCTGTGACAAGTTTTTATATTACTACTCCAATGACTGGAATTGATTCAATTATAGCTACATATGGAGTATTTGGTCTTCCAATGGCAATAATTAGAGTTATTTCAAGTTTCATTAGTGGAGTTGTTGCTGGTAGTTTTGTAAAAGAATCATATGATGACATTCAAGAAGAAGAGAAAAAGTCTTGTTGTAGTTCTTCTTGTTGTGGTTCTTCTTCTAATGAAGTAGTAAAAGAGAGTCAATTTAAAAAAGCATATGATTATGCAATGAATGAAGTTTTTAGTGATTTAGCCAAACCAATGTTTTATGGGCTAATATTAGCAACTTTATTTTTACTTTTAATTCCAAATAATGGGGTTGAATTTTTAAATGATAATTTGTTTATCGCTTATGCATTAGTTTTTTTAGTTGCATTACCTTTATATGTATGCTCTATTTCAGCCATTCCTATTGCTTTATCAATGTTAGCAGTTGGAGTAAGTCCTGGAGTAGCTTTTATTTTTTTAGCAGCAGCTCCTGCTACAAATATCATTACAGCATGGATTATAAAGAAAATTCTTGGAAATGATGTCTTAATAATATATCTTATCTCAATTATTGTAGTCACTTTTTCATTTGCATTAATGATTGATTTTGCATTTCCAAAAGAATGGTTTGTTTATACATTAGATAGTTTAGAAAGTGAATCAAAATCAATACTTGATATAGGTGGTGCTATTATATTTTTAGTCACTATGTTTTATTTTGTTGGTAAGCAATGGATTAAGACTATATCTTCAAAAAAAAATTAA
- a CDS encoding ArsR/SmtB family transcription factor: MSEECYRESSNISEVEKAKSFISNNHLEIEKESEKLALLSNSVRLKIVLLLKNFNKLCVCDIGEILEVNQSAISQHLRKLKDGGILNKSREGLTIYYFIDEGNNPDLIGLLEKIFLFKE; this comes from the coding sequence ATGAGTGAAGAATGTTATAGAGAATCAAGTAATATCAGTGAAGTTGAAAAAGCTAAGAGTTTTATTTCTAATAATCATTTAGAGATAGAAAAAGAATCAGAAAAATTAGCACTACTGTCAAATAGTGTTAGACTAAAAATTGTATTACTACTTAAAAACTTCAATAAACTTTGTGTATGTGACATTGGTGAAATATTAGAAGTTAATCAATCTGCAATTTCACAACACCTTAGAAAATTAAAAGATGGTGGAATATTGAATAAATCAAGAGAAGGTTTAACTATTTACTATTTTATTGATGAAGGGAATAACCCTGATTTAATAGGTTTATTAGAAAAAATATTTTTATTCAAGGAATAA
- a CDS encoding plasmid mobilization protein, translated as MKKEELFKFRISKELKDLLESKSQYVNMSASEFLRQFISSSNINVKINNKKDLKELIWNINKIGVNINQLAHSLNYSIQMEKLDSYNYKNLINKLIIIENQLDSILEKEF; from the coding sequence ATGAAAAAAGAAGAATTATTTAAATTTAGAATCTCAAAAGAATTAAAAGATCTACTAGAATCAAAATCTCAATATGTCAATATGAGTGCAAGTGAGTTTTTAAGACAATTTATTTCATCTTCAAATATTAATGTAAAAATAAACAATAAAAAAGATTTAAAAGAGTTGATCTGGAATATAAATAAAATTGGAGTTAATATTAATCAATTAGCTCATAGTTTAAATTATTCAATCCAAATGGAAAAACTTGATTCTTATAACTATAAAAATCTAATCAATAAATTAATTATCATTGAAAACCAATTAGATTCAATCCTTGAAAAGGAGTTTTAA
- the pglX gene encoding BREX-1 system adenine-specific DNA-methyltransferase PglX: MATYIRLTDYKDSDSKEQGFFKSENRYEAKQDDFAKIPGSPIAYWVSDKIFDNFKNIPKLHKYATPRAGMITGNNELFVKLWQEINYNKIGFSFSNRQDALESVYKWFPYQKGGAARKWFGNNEYIVIWENDGFLLKTTTDSNGKVPAHAFNEEYIFKPNANWSAVTSGLFTVRISFNGSLFDASGSAAFPNNESNLLGISAFLNSKIANFLLNAINPTINYQAWNIGNLPINITNGFINNIDTLTQECVDISKEEWDSREISWDFTENELLKHKSDSKIETAYNNYCSYWKEKFYKLHANEEELNRLFIDIYELGDELTPDVALKDITILKSESIINDNNELEFKADEIMKQFISYAVGVMFGRYSIDSDGLVVANLNQDYPKDTTFEIDDDNVIPVLEDDYFSDDIASRIINFVKTTFGSESLSENINFIEKCLGKTIRAYMVKDFYEDHIKRYKKRPIYWMVSSPKKGFMSLCYMHRYTNDLFARVQNNYLREYITKLEGTKEIQKQTILNENATNKDKNEADKRIKNIELKLKELISFDRDNLTSFAQNRVDIDLDDGVKVNYNKFKEVLYPIKGLDKE, translated from the coding sequence ATGGCAACATACATAAGACTAACAGACTACAAAGACAGTGACAGCAAAGAACAAGGGTTTTTTAAGAGTGAAAATAGATATGAAGCAAAACAAGATGATTTTGCAAAAATCCCTGGAAGTCCTATTGCTTATTGGGTGAGTGATAAAATTTTTGATAATTTTAAAAATATTCCTAAATTACATAAATACGCAACACCAAGAGCTGGAATGATTACTGGAAACAATGAATTATTTGTAAAATTATGGCAAGAAATAAATTATAATAAAATTGGTTTTTCTTTTTCTAATCGGCAAGATGCACTTGAAAGTGTTTACAAGTGGTTTCCCTATCAAAAAGGTGGGGCAGCAAGAAAATGGTTCGGAAATAATGAATATATTGTAATTTGGGAAAATGATGGATTTTTATTAAAGACTACAACAGATAGTAATGGAAAAGTTCCTGCACATGCATTTAATGAAGAATATATTTTCAAACCTAATGCAAATTGGTCAGCAGTTACATCTGGATTATTTACTGTTAGAATTTCATTTAATGGTTCTTTATTTGATGCTTCAGGTTCTGCCGCTTTTCCAAATAATGAAAGTAACCTTTTAGGTATTTCTGCATTTTTAAATTCTAAGATAGCAAATTTTTTATTGAATGCAATAAATCCTACAATTAATTATCAAGCTTGGAATATTGGTAATTTACCAATAAATATAACAAATGGATTTATTAATAATATAGACACCTTAACTCAAGAATGTGTAGATATTTCAAAAGAAGAGTGGGATAGCAGAGAAATATCTTGGGATTTCACAGAAAATGAACTTCTAAAACACAAATCAGATTCTAAAATAGAAACTGCTTACAATAACTATTGTTCATATTGGAAAGAGAAGTTCTATAAACTTCACGCAAATGAAGAAGAGTTAAATAGACTATTTATAGATATTTATGAACTTGGCGATGAGCTAACACCTGATGTAGCTCTAAAAGACATAACTATCTTAAAAAGTGAATCAATCATCAATGACAATAATGAATTAGAGTTTAAAGCAGATGAGATTATGAAACAGTTTATATCTTATGCTGTTGGGGTTATGTTTGGAAGATACTCAATAGACAGTGATGGTTTAGTTGTGGCAAATCTAAATCAAGATTATCCAAAAGATACCACATTTGAAATAGATGATGATAATGTAATTCCTGTTTTAGAAGATGACTATTTTAGTGATGATATAGCAAGTAGAATAATCAACTTTGTAAAAACAACATTTGGAAGTGAAAGTTTAAGTGAAAATATCAATTTTATAGAAAAATGTTTGGGAAAAACTATCAGAGCTTATATGGTAAAAGATTTTTATGAAGACCATATCAAACGATATAAAAAAAGACCTATTTATTGGATGGTTTCAAGCCCTAAAAAAGGTTTTATGAGTCTCTGTTATATGCACAGATACACAAATGATTTGTTTGCAAGAGTTCAAAACAACTATTTAAGAGAATATATCACTAAATTAGAGGGTACAAAAGAGATTCAAAAACAAACAATTCTAAATGAAAATGCAACAAATAAAGATAAAAATGAAGCAGATAAAAGAATAAAAAATATTGAATTAAAACTAAAAGAACTAATCTCTTTTGATAGAGATAATTTAACTTCTTTTGCACAAAATAGAGTTGATATTGATTTAGATGATGGTGTAAAGGTAAATTACAATAAATTTAAAGAAGTTTTATATCCTATAAAAGGGTTGGATAAAGAGTAA
- a CDS encoding DUF6088 family protein, with amino-acid sequence MSVAKITRDFVTNIEGAKLFTYDDIPCLNKTSAAIELSRLFKKGIIKKISKGKFYKPKIRVFGEVAPNTNDKIKSYLKSDETNSYETGANSFRKLGLTTQVSNETVIATNGIYRKVKIDNINLKFIPKRVDVNDDEIYLVQILDAIKDINKIPATTPNEVVKYLKEIIKKESLENQNKLTKFALKYTPRTRAVLGAIFKEIGNKNCAYELKSTLNPMTNYKLKIEEDVIKDRKYWNFI; translated from the coding sequence ATGTCAGTAGCAAAGATAACAAGAGATTTTGTGACAAATATTGAAGGTGCAAAACTATTTACTTATGATGATATACCATGTTTAAATAAAACATCGGCTGCTATTGAACTTAGCCGACTTTTTAAAAAAGGTATTATAAAAAAAATTTCAAAAGGAAAATTTTATAAACCAAAAATTAGAGTGTTTGGAGAAGTTGCTCCAAATACAAATGATAAAATAAAAAGCTATCTAAAATCAGATGAAACAAATAGTTATGAAACAGGTGCAAATAGCTTTAGAAAACTAGGACTTACTACTCAAGTTTCAAATGAAACTGTAATAGCAACAAATGGAATATATAGAAAGGTAAAAATAGATAATATAAATCTAAAATTTATACCAAAAAGAGTTGATGTAAATGATGATGAGATTTATTTAGTTCAGATACTTGATGCTATAAAAGATATAAATAAAATACCTGCAACAACACCAAATGAAGTAGTTAAATATTTAAAAGAGATTATAAAAAAAGAATCTTTAGAAAATCAAAATAAGCTTACAAAATTTGCTTTGAAATATACTCCAAGAACAAGAGCAGTTTTAGGTGCGATTTTTAAAGAGATAGGAAATAAAAATTGTGCTTATGAGTTGAAATCAACTCTAAATCCAATGACAAATTATAAATTAAAAATAGAAGAAGATGTTATTAAAGATAGAAAATACTGGAATTTTATATGA
- the pglZ gene encoding BREX-1 system phosphatase PglZ type A, with product MSKIEQRLNTLFQEHRIIIWYDEGGSLKDEFDSINLDIKKLELNNNEFGIKVKILYEDKASKYLIYSANAEPNMEDNWLLDIEQSFHKFSADPISMIVSELDLDITKKAFISEHKAFFNAKSRFDKYKSIITEKDSDEELTNKMIAIILNCDETLEEILFKLIANESLIDELDKYELTKKLLKEISSRFKYKSDKLSITDLTYKLLQNHFYSNVEPSKCELNKEATLFVKHWMDSNRHKELFKTVSLKVQNDLNIQSIISNYELSQVIDCDTYEVCEQLVIAKLRDLIVSSKINEKEFENYFNKREHKFWYEKYENIYKAFNYAIKLYFGINNFKVDISSFEDGINKYSEYWYEIDYNYRKFVYFYNQSSHKEILKSLSILEDAYLNSYLRVLNDKWQNFVKDYSVKIVNHQRSFYKSKVPQIVGKNQKVFVIISDALRYECAKELSKLISYENTESRSFSVKENYMISSLPSYTQLGMASLLPNNEVEIKSTDDTVYVDGKSSKGKDARTKILQSEDINSIAVNDEEFLTLNRESGRELVKSNNIIYIYHNQIDAMGDDAITEEKVFDAVESSFSTITKIIKQIVNLNGTNIFVTADHGFIYTNTPTQDSEFCKLDTTFMETSKVNRRFVIGKNLEENSCTQKFSSDELGISGDNDFYITKSINKIRKQGGGNRFVHGGASLQELVIPLLEIKYQRKNVISEVEATIMPISTITTNNINVSIYQEEPISDKVKPITLVCGFYSEDGVELSDKHKITLNSSDEENRNRENKLRFTFKEISNKYSGKFIKFTMKKVIENSSEQPIYKTYDVKLQLSFFNDFDEF from the coding sequence ATGAGTAAAATTGAACAAAGATTAAATACACTATTTCAAGAGCATAGAATTATCATTTGGTATGATGAGGGTGGAAGTTTAAAAGATGAGTTTGATTCAATCAATTTAGATATAAAAAAACTTGAATTAAATAATAATGAGTTTGGAATAAAAGTAAAAATACTTTATGAAGATAAAGCTTCTAAATATCTAATTTATTCTGCAAATGCTGAACCAAATATGGAAGATAATTGGCTTTTGGATATTGAACAAAGTTTTCATAAATTCTCTGCTGACCCAATAAGTATGATTGTTAGTGAACTAGATCTTGATATTACAAAAAAAGCATTTATTAGTGAACATAAAGCATTTTTCAATGCAAAAAGTAGATTTGATAAATATAAATCAATTATTACAGAAAAAGATAGTGATGAAGAATTAACAAATAAAATGATAGCAATTATTTTAAATTGTGATGAAACACTTGAAGAGATTTTATTTAAACTAATTGCAAATGAGAGTTTAATAGATGAGTTAGATAAATATGAACTAACAAAAAAATTATTAAAAGAGATTTCTAGTAGGTTTAAATATAAAAGTGATAAGTTATCAATAACTGATTTAACTTATAAACTTCTTCAAAATCATTTTTATTCAAATGTTGAGCCATCAAAATGTGAGCTAAATAAAGAAGCAACACTTTTTGTAAAACATTGGATGGATAGTAATAGACATAAAGAACTATTTAAAACTGTATCTTTAAAAGTGCAAAATGATTTAAATATTCAATCAATTATTTCAAATTATGAGTTGTCTCAAGTTATTGATTGTGATACTTATGAGGTTTGTGAACAACTTGTTATTGCAAAATTAAGAGATTTGATTGTTAGCTCAAAAATAAATGAAAAAGAGTTTGAAAACTATTTTAATAAAAGAGAACATAAGTTTTGGTATGAAAAATATGAGAATATTTATAAAGCATTTAATTATGCAATAAAACTTTATTTTGGAATAAACAATTTCAAAGTTGATATCTCAAGTTTTGAAGATGGTATAAATAAATATAGTGAATATTGGTATGAAATAGATTATAACTATCGAAAATTTGTCTATTTTTATAATCAAAGTAGCCATAAAGAGATACTAAAGTCTTTAAGTATTTTAGAAGATGCTTATTTAAACTCATATTTAAGAGTTTTAAATGATAAATGGCAAAATTTTGTAAAAGATTACTCTGTAAAAATAGTAAATCATCAAAGAAGTTTTTACAAATCAAAAGTTCCTCAAATAGTAGGAAAAAATCAAAAAGTATTTGTAATTATAAGTGATGCACTAAGATATGAATGTGCAAAAGAGTTATCAAAATTAATATCTTATGAAAATACAGAAAGTAGAAGTTTTAGTGTAAAAGAAAACTATATGATAAGCTCACTTCCTTCTTATACTCAACTTGGAATGGCTTCACTATTACCAAATAATGAAGTTGAAATAAAATCAACAGATGATACAGTTTATGTGGATGGAAAATCCTCAAAAGGGAAAGATGCAAGAACAAAAATTCTTCAAAGTGAAGATATAAACTCTATTGCAGTAAATGATGAAGAGTTTTTAACTCTAAATAGAGAAAGTGGAAGAGAATTAGTTAAATCAAATAATATAATTTATATTTATCATAACCAAATAGATGCAATGGGTGATGATGCTATAACCGAAGAAAAAGTATTTGATGCTGTTGAAAGCAGTTTTAGTACAATCACTAAAATTATAAAACAAATCGTAAATCTAAATGGAACAAATATATTTGTTACTGCTGATCATGGGTTTATTTATACAAATACACCAACGCAAGATAGTGAATTTTGTAAATTAGATACTACATTTATGGAAACTTCAAAAGTAAATAGAAGATTTGTTATTGGTAAAAATTTAGAAGAAAATAGTTGTACACAAAAGTTTAGTTCAGATGAATTAGGAATTAGTGGTGATAATGATTTTTATATTACAAAATCAATTAATAAAATCAGGAAACAAGGTGGTGGTAATAGATTTGTTCATGGGGGAGCTAGTCTTCAAGAGTTAGTTATTCCACTGCTTGAAATTAAATATCAAAGAAAAAATGTAATTAGTGAAGTTGAAGCTACAATAATGCCAATTTCAACAATTACAACAAATAATATAAATGTATCAATTTATCAAGAAGAGCCAATAAGTGATAAAGTAAAACCAATTACTCTTGTTTGTGGTTTTTATAGTGAAGATGGAGTTGAACTTAGTGATAAACATAAAATCACTTTAAATAGTAGTGATGAAGAAAATAGAAATAGAGAAAATAAATTAAGATTTACATTTAAAGAGATTTCAAATAAATATAGTGGAAAATTTATTAAATTTACTATGAAAAAAGTTATTGAAAATAGTAGTGAACAACCAATATATAAAACTTATGATGTTAAACTACAATTATCGTTCTTTAATGATTTTGATGAGTTTTAA
- the brxL gene encoding protease Lon-related BREX system protein BrxL, which yields MGLNEKLNEVYAGLVVRKDLTKSIKDGANVPIYVLEYLLGMYCATDNEEQIKDGVQKVKDILAKNYVRPDEAEVVKSRIKEQGRYKIIDKVSVKLNENKDIYEAEFSNLGIKNIFVESDYVKNYQKLLAGGIWCIMTIEYFSDENSKSSPFRIENLKPIQMPNMDFEGFVKNRNRFSNEEWIDILIRSTGMEPTNLDDKTRWHLLARLIPFVENNYNMCELGPRGTGKSFVYKEISPNSILVSGGQTTVANLFYNMGSRTMGLVGLWDIVAFDEVAGIRFKDKDGVQIMKDYMESGSFARGKEQKIAKASMIFVGNIDGSIENIVKTSHLLSPFPKEMIDTAFFDRFHHYLPGWEVPKMRPEFFTNEYGFITDFMAEWMRELQKYNFSNAIDKFFKLGRDLNQRDTKAVKKTVSGLLKLLFPDENYTKEDVRVALEYALVGRRRIKEQLKKIGGMEFYDVNFSYIDLENNDEIRVNVPESGGKSLIPDGELPNGSLYTVATNPDTSHKGLFRFDLQVMSGNGKLDSAGFSSSSDVKEEIKEAVNYINANLNRVSINAKYKEHDYFLKVHDLNGIGKSKGISLAVFISLCSGILERPILSQTVILGSFSIGGTVIGTDSLPDALQIASDSGAKKVLIPVVDMIHIGKVPPELLSKFQLLIYSDPIDAVFKSIGVQ from the coding sequence ATGGGTTTAAATGAAAAATTAAATGAAGTATATGCAGGACTTGTTGTTAGAAAAGATTTAACAAAATCTATAAAAGATGGTGCAAATGTTCCTATTTATGTACTTGAATATCTTCTTGGAATGTATTGTGCTACTGATAATGAAGAACAAATAAAAGATGGTGTTCAAAAAGTAAAAGACATCCTTGCTAAAAACTATGTTAGACCTGATGAAGCTGAAGTTGTAAAATCAAGAATTAAAGAGCAGGGTAGATATAAAATCATTGATAAAGTTAGTGTAAAACTAAATGAAAATAAAGATATTTATGAAGCTGAATTTTCAAATTTAGGTATCAAAAATATTTTTGTAGAGAGTGATTATGTAAAAAATTACCAAAAACTACTAGCTGGTGGTATTTGGTGTATTATGACTATTGAATATTTTAGTGATGAAAACTCAAAAAGTAGTCCATTTAGAATAGAAAATTTAAAACCTATTCAAATGCCTAATATGGATTTTGAAGGGTTTGTTAAAAATAGAAATAGATTCTCAAATGAAGAATGGATTGATATTTTAATTCGTTCAACTGGTATGGAGCCAACTAATTTAGATGATAAAACAAGATGGCATTTATTAGCTAGATTAATTCCATTTGTAGAAAACAATTACAATATGTGTGAACTAGGACCAAGAGGAACTGGTAAATCGTTTGTATATAAAGAAATTTCACCAAACTCTATATTGGTATCAGGTGGGCAAACTACTGTTGCTAACTTGTTTTACAATATGGGTTCAAGAACAATGGGATTAGTTGGTCTTTGGGATATAGTTGCATTTGATGAAGTTGCAGGTATTAGATTCAAAGATAAAGATGGTGTTCAAATAATGAAAGACTATATGGAAAGTGGTTCATTTGCAAGAGGAAAAGAGCAAAAAATAGCAAAAGCATCTATGATATTCGTGGGAAATATTGATGGAAGTATAGAAAATATTGTTAAAACTTCACATTTATTAAGTCCATTTCCAAAAGAGATGATTGATACGGCTTTCTTTGATAGATTCCATCACTATTTACCAGGGTGGGAAGTTCCAAAAATGAGACCTGAATTTTTTACAAATGAGTATGGTTTTATTACAGACTTTATGGCTGAATGGATGAGAGAACTACAAAAATACAATTTCTCAAATGCTATTGATAAGTTTTTTAAATTAGGAAGAGATTTAAATCAAAGAGATACAAAAGCTGTTAAAAAAACTGTTAGTGGTTTATTAAAACTTTTATTTCCTGATGAAAATTATACAAAAGAAGATGTGAGAGTTGCACTTGAGTATGCACTTGTTGGTAGAAGAAGAATAAAAGAACAACTAAAAAAAATTGGTGGTATGGAATTTTATGATGTAAATTTTTCATATATTGATTTGGAAAATAATGATGAAATAAGAGTAAATGTTCCTGAAAGTGGTGGTAAAAGTTTAATTCCTGATGGTGAATTACCAAATGGTTCTTTATATACTGTTGCAACTAATCCTGATACTTCTCATAAAGGTTTATTTAGATTTGATTTACAAGTTATGTCTGGAAATGGAAAACTAGATAGTGCAGGTTTTAGTAGTTCAAGTGACGTAAAAGAAGAGATAAAAGAAGCTGTAAATTATATAAATGCAAATTTAAATAGAGTTAGTATCAATGCAAAATACAAAGAACATGATTATTTTTTAAAGGTGCATGATTTAAATGGTATCGGAAAATCAAAAGGTATTTCACTTGCTGTATTTATTTCACTTTGTAGTGGAATATTAGAAAGACCTATATTATCTCAAACTGTTATTTTAGGTTCATTTTCTATTGGTGGAACAGTTATTGGAACTGATTCATTGCCTGATGCACTTCAAATTGCAAGTGATTCTGGTGCAAAAAAAGTTTTAATTCCAGTTGTTGATATGATTCATATAGGAAAAGTTCCCCCTGAATTATTGAGTAAATTTCAATTACTTATTTATTCAGATCCAATAGATGCAGTGTTTAAAAGTATTGGGGTTCAATAA
- a CDS encoding nucleotidyl transferase AbiEii/AbiGii toxin family protein has product MILHNDKETFNDLIETTAGVLGIPAVFIEKDYWVTYILNRLSKSTYKETAIFKGGTSLSKAYKIIDRFSEDIDLAIITDGKDGNAVKSLIKNIEKALLYENFEETITPQTSKGSKFRKTVHQYPKIIEGDFGHANENLILELNSFAKPHPFVSKTISSYIFDFLSTQSDEAKKLITDFQLEPFEINVLDYKRTFCEKISAVARASFESDEFYSQLKEKIRHFYDIYHLMQEDEIKAFLNSNDMNIMIENVREDDQKQFSSDWAIVKLHSTKIFENINILDELNSYYNSNFKTLVYSETLPNIEDIKAKFEELSKILKEKDL; this is encoded by the coding sequence ATGATATTACATAATGATAAAGAAACTTTTAATGATTTGATAGAAACAACAGCGGGAGTGCTTGGCATTCCTGCTGTTTTTATTGAAAAAGATTATTGGGTAACTTATATTTTAAATAGGTTATCAAAAAGCACTTATAAAGAAACTGCAATTTTTAAAGGTGGAACATCCTTATCAAAAGCATATAAAATTATAGATAGATTTTCAGAAGATATTGATTTAGCAATAATAACTGATGGAAAAGACGGAAATGCAGTTAAGAGTTTGATTAAAAATATTGAAAAAGCTTTGCTATATGAAAATTTTGAGGAAACGATTACTCCTCAAACCTCAAAAGGTTCAAAGTTTAGAAAAACGGTACATCAATATCCAAAGATAATAGAGGGTGATTTTGGACATGCAAATGAGAATTTAATCCTTGAATTAAACTCTTTTGCTAAGCCACATCCATTTGTTAGTAAAACTATATCTAGTTATATATTTGATTTTTTAAGTACTCAAAGTGATGAAGCAAAAAAATTAATTACTGATTTCCAGTTAGAGCCATTTGAAATAAATGTTTTGGATTATAAAAGAACATTTTGTGAAAAGATTAGTGCAGTTGCAAGAGCTTCATTTGAAAGTGATGAATTTTATAGTCAATTGAAAGAAAAAATAAGACATTTTTACGATATTTACCACTTAATGCAAGAAGATGAAATAAAAGCATTTTTAAATAGTAATGATATGAATATTATGATAGAAAATGTAAGAGAAGATGACCAAAAACAGTTTAGTTCTGATTGGGCAATTGTAAAATTACACTCAACAAAGATTTTTGAAAATATCAATATTTTAGATGAGTTAAATAGTTATTATAATAGTAATTTTAAAACATTGGTTTATTCAGAAACTTTACCAAATATAGAAGATATAAAAGCAAAATTTGAAGAGTTATCAAAAATACTAAAAGAGAAAGATTTATAG
- a CDS encoding metallophosphoesterase, with protein sequence MKLDILSDTHFDFYFYQKYNEDDVVKFFKNIINFEDIADVLIIAGDIGHNNTQNIKILKILKQFYKNIICVLGNHDYYLLNKEDKSIFKDSFARAENMRDLINQEKGIYCLDGFVVEIDGIRFGGCDGWYNGGYLWKQYPTESFPKKSTNIMWQNCMNDAKCLIGVENFDDIFEIERPKIERVYKNCDVMITHINPSAKDEHFSIRYQKSPSNTFFSFDGEKYLKDGTMKYWIFGHTHEEMDYKEHNVRCICNPLGYPSESGNGQWVKVLRIEI encoded by the coding sequence ATGAAACTAGATATATTAAGTGATACTCACTTTGATTTTTACTTCTACCAAAAATATAATGAAGATGATGTAGTTAAATTTTTTAAAAATATTATTAATTTTGAAGATATTGCAGATGTATTAATAATCGCAGGTGATATTGGTCATAACAATACTCAAAATATTAAGATATTAAAAATTTTAAAACAGTTCTATAAAAATATAATTTGTGTATTAGGTAATCATGATTACTACTTACTAAATAAAGAAGATAAATCAATATTTAAAGACTCTTTTGCAAGAGCTGAAAATATGAGAGATTTAATTAATCAAGAAAAAGGAATCTATTGTCTTGATGGATTTGTAGTTGAAATAGATGGAATTAGATTTGGTGGATGTGATGGTTGGTATAATGGTGGATATTTGTGGAAACAATATCCAACTGAATCTTTTCCAAAAAAATCAACAAATATTATGTGGCAAAACTGTATGAATGATGCAAAATGTCTAATTGGTGTAGAAAATTTTGATGATATATTTGAAATAGAAAGACCAAAAATAGAGAGAGTTTATAAAAATTGTGATGTGATGATTACTCATATAAATCCATCTGCAAAAGATGAACATTTTAGTATTAGATACCAAAAATCTCCATCAAATACTTTTTTTTCTTTTGATGGTGAAAAGTATCTAAAAGATGGAACTATGAAATATTGGATATTTGGTCATACTCATGAAGAGATGGATTATAAAGAACATAATGTTAGATGTATTTGTAATCCTTTAGGTTATCCAAGTGAAAGTGGTAATGGTCAATGGGTAAAAGTTTTAAGAATAGAAATATAA